The Sulfurimonas sp. genome includes the window CCAGTAGCACCATAAAGACAAGTGTTACCACCAGCACTAAAAATTTCACCTTCATTTTTTGAAGCAATTATAATTTTACCGCCATGCATACCTTTACCAATATAATCATTTGCAACACCTTCTAAGTATATAGAAACACCGGGGATTAAAAATGCTCCTAGTGCTTGACCTGCTATACCTTTTAGCTTAATCTTGATAGTGTCTGCTTTAAGACCTTTATCTCCATAATATTGCGCAATTTCACCAGAAACTAATGCACCAAAGCTTCTATTTACATTGTTTATTTCTCTATTTATACGGATAGGATGCTCTGGATGTTTAATAGCTGTCATAGCTTCTCTTAAAACATCTTTTTCAAATGAGTTGTCATCAAAAGGATGATTAAATTTTTGTTTATGAGTGTTAACACCTTTTTCTTGATGTAGTATTGAAGAAAAATCAAATTTTTTCACAAACTCATCATTTTTAGGAACAAGAATATTTACTTGCCCTATCATCTCTTCCATAGTTGAATAACCCAGCTCAGCCATGATAGAACGAACATCTTCGGCTAAAAGAGTAAAGTAGTTGATGACTTGATCAACATGTCCTTTAAAAAATTCTTCACGAAGTTTGTCATTTTGAGTTGCAATACCAACTGAACATTTATTTACATGACAAATACGAAGCATTTTACAACCAACAATTGTAAGAACACCTGTACCAAAGGCATAAGACTCAGCACCTAGAAGTGCAGCTTTTACAACATCTAAGCCTGACTTAAGACCACCATCTGTTTGAAGTTCAACCAGTCCACGCAGATTGTTGGCCTTTAAAGCATTGTGAGCTTCACTTAAGCCAATTTCCCATGGATTACCAGCAAACTTGATAGATGTAAGTGGAGCAGCACCAGTACCACCATCACCACCAGAGATAATAATTTTGTCAGCGTATGCTTTTGTAACACCGGCGGCAATAGTACCAACACCGATAGTTGAAACAAGTTTAACTGCTACTCTTGCACTAGGATTTACTTGTTTAATATCAAAAATAAGTTGAGATAAATCCTCAATAGAGTAAATATCATGATGTGGAGGAGGAGAAATTAAAGTGACTCCTGGAACTGTATGACGAAGTTTACCGATTAGCGGTGTTACTTTATGCCCTGGAAGTTGTCCACCCTCACCAGGTTTTGCACCCTGAGCGACTTTAATCTGAATTTCTTCAGCACTTCTAAGATATGCAGGCGTAACACCAAATCTACCAGATGCAACTTGTTTGATTTTAGAAACTCTCTCAGTCCCAAATCTTTCCTTATCTTCTCCACCCTCGCCAGAGTTTGATTGAGCGCCGATTCTATTCATTGCGATTGCAATAGTTTCATGTGCTTCTGGAGATATAGAACCAAGACTCATAGCAGCAGATGCAAATCTTTTAAAGATTTCCTCTTTTGACTCTACTTCACTAATATCAATTGCTTTTTTAGGAGATTTTAAATCAAAGAAGTCACGAATAAATTTAAGCCCTCTGTTATTTATTAAATCAGTTAAAGCTTTAAAGTCTTCTTTTTTACCACTATTTGATACTTTATGAATTGCATGAATTACAGCAGGACCATAATCATGATGTTCTTGTTCATTATAAAATTTATAATACCCACCAATATTTAATGGGAAAATTTTCTTAAATCCATCTTCCGTAAATGCTTCTTTATGATATCTTGAAACTCTCTCATCAATATCTTCATAAGTAAGTCCACCCAACTCTGAGTTTGAGCTAAGAAAACAATCACTTACTATTTCATCATTTAAGCCTAGAACATCAAAAAGACCAGCATTTCTATAAGAAGCTATTGTTGCTATTCCCATTTTTGACATTATTTTTAAAAGACCGCTATTAAGTGCTGCGTGAACTGATTTGATACCTTCATTGCACTCCATTTTCAGAACTCTTGAGTTTTGAATTTTATCTATAACCGTTGCAAAAAGTAGATTTGGATAAATTGCACTTACTCCATAACCAATAAGAACGGCCGCACTATGAGAGTCAATAACCTCGCCGGTTACAGCAATCAGAGACGCTAAATGGCGAATTTTTTCTTTAATAAGAGCAAAGTTAATACGACCAACAACCATCGCCATTGGAATAATTTTATTTTTTAAACTAAATTCATAATCATCTAAGATAATAATTCTCGTTCCATTATTTTTAACGGAGTCAACAACTTTCAGAACTAAAGCATCTAGTGCTTCTTTTAAAGAACCTGT containing:
- the gltB gene encoding glutamate synthase large subunit, translated to MTKHHDLLRSFKDNCGFGLVANIKNKASHKVLNDAVTALERMMHRGAVAADGKTGDGSGLLLSMPQEFLRNVASQNSVELPKQFAVASVFTKDKEHLKTLEEICANNDLKVVLTREVPINTDALGAQAMESLPNIIQLFITPNSIMATNRFDALLYLSRKETEHKLIKDRDFYIASMSSKVLSYKGLVMPTHIKEFYIDLQSEEFKISFSLFHQRFSTNTLPEWRLAQPFRAVAHNGEINSVEGNRLNVEIKSESIKSEVFTPEEIERILPIIQLNSSDSASADNFFEFLIVNGMDFFKAVRGVIPSAWQNAPHMDPELRAYYEYHSTVFEAWDGPAAFSVTDGRYIGCVLDRNGLRPSKYIVTKDNNLLIASEYGVVDIAEEDIKERGRLQSGEMIGLDLKFGKLLKNDEINDYLKSSNPYMKWLNEHMIYLQEHVEVQYETQCEFDEDGFVKRQRFFNVTQEVVEQVIEPMIIDFKEAVGSMGDDTPLAAFSSKQRNFTDYFKQKFAQVTNPPIDPIREKVVMSLNTGFGEIHNMLDEIPSHAHRLKSISPIITLEKLDVLKSFGDKKSPRYQVFYHNTIFSTAYTGSLKEALDALVLKVVDSVKNNGTRIIILDDYEFSLKNKIIPMAMVVGRINFALIKEKIRHLASLIAVTGEVIDSHSAAVLIGYGVSAIYPNLLFATVIDKIQNSRVLKMECNEGIKSVHAALNSGLLKIMSKMGIATIASYRNAGLFDVLGLNDEIVSDCFLSSNSELGGLTYEDIDERVSRYHKEAFTEDGFKKIFPLNIGGYYKFYNEQEHHDYGPAVIHAIHKVSNSGKKEDFKALTDLINNRGLKFIRDFFDLKSPKKAIDISEVESKEEIFKRFASAAMSLGSISPEAHETIAIAMNRIGAQSNSGEGGEDKERFGTERVSKIKQVASGRFGVTPAYLRSAEEIQIKVAQGAKPGEGGQLPGHKVTPLIGKLRHTVPGVTLISPPPHHDIYSIEDLSQLIFDIKQVNPSARVAVKLVSTIGVGTIAAGVTKAYADKIIISGGDGGTGAAPLTSIKFAGNPWEIGLSEAHNALKANNLRGLVELQTDGGLKSGLDVVKAALLGAESYAFGTGVLTIVGCKMLRICHVNKCSVGIATQNDKLREEFFKGHVDQVINYFTLLAEDVRSIMAELGYSTMEEMIGQVNILVPKNDEFVKKFDFSSILHQEKGVNTHKQKFNHPFDDNSFEKDVLREAMTAIKHPEHPIRINREINNVNRSFGALVSGEIAQYYGDKGLKADTIKIKLKGIAGQALGAFLIPGVSIYLEGVANDYIGKGMHGGKIIIASKNEGEIFSAGGNTCLYGATGGKLYISGSVGERFAVRNSGALAIVEGSGDNACEYMTGGIVVILGRTGINFGAGMTGGISFVYDADHSFVENVNRELVDAVRIDTDESADARHLLKKLLKDYVVETESKKAKELLDNFRVEVRNFWLVKPKNLTKLPLNLENGD